A window from Alkalicoccobacillus plakortidis encodes these proteins:
- a CDS encoding Cof-type HAD-IIB family hydrolase: MTSKHLIALDLDGTLLTDDKKISSRSKQAIAQAKAEGHLVAISTGRPVRASIQYYRELGLNTPMVNFNGAFVHHPDVSAFGSYHTPLDLKTAKAVIETCEAFQVSNIMVEVIDDFYLRYKDELFVEAFTAGRNPIDYGNLLTLLKDSPTSVLIHPQENQSDSLRNLLQESHAEVIEQRVWGAPWSIIEIIRAGVNKAVGLKRIADYYGIPKDRIIAFGDEDNDLEMLEYAGAGVAMGNAIPSLKTTANFVTGTNEEDGIADYLEEALNLAVK; this comes from the coding sequence ATGACATCAAAACATCTTATTGCGCTTGATCTTGATGGAACACTTTTGACAGATGATAAAAAAATATCGTCACGCTCTAAACAGGCAATTGCTCAGGCAAAAGCTGAAGGCCATTTGGTCGCTATCTCTACGGGGCGTCCCGTACGAGCAAGTATTCAATATTATCGTGAATTAGGACTGAATACTCCCATGGTTAATTTCAACGGAGCGTTTGTTCATCATCCGGATGTTTCTGCCTTTGGCTCGTACCATACACCACTCGATCTGAAAACCGCTAAGGCCGTGATCGAAACCTGTGAAGCTTTCCAGGTGAGCAATATTATGGTTGAAGTGATTGACGACTTTTATTTACGTTACAAAGACGAGTTGTTTGTTGAAGCCTTTACAGCAGGTCGTAATCCAATTGATTATGGTAATCTGCTTACATTATTAAAAGATTCACCAACCTCCGTTTTGATTCACCCTCAAGAAAATCAAAGCGATTCACTACGCAACCTCTTACAAGAATCACATGCTGAAGTCATTGAACAGCGAGTATGGGGTGCTCCTTGGAGTATTATTGAAATCATTCGTGCCGGTGTCAATAAAGCGGTTGGTTTAAAACGAATTGCTGATTATTATGGCATTCCTAAGGATCGAATTATTGCTTTTGGTGATGAAGATAATGATTTAGAAATGCTTGAATATGCAGGAGCTGGAGTCGCTATGGGCAATGCCATTCCTTCTCTTAAAACCACTGCAAACTTTGTAACAGGTACAAACGAAGAAGATGGAATTGCAGATTATTTAGAAGAAGCCTTAAATCTCGCAGTTAAATAA
- a CDS encoding GNAT family N-acetyltransferase: MVEIVEVDNSADKLLRTQIVDLLMEQMESIGPKDGRPELEGTIDRALEPGSGAYLFIAICEQKGVIGAAFLNVGLSLGKGGRYIWLNDLFVTKDSRNRGIAKKLLLRIIYWAEQKQIKGIELETGRNNAATKALYNSLGFYDVISKRYGFRF; the protein is encoded by the coding sequence ATGGTTGAGATTGTAGAAGTAGATAACAGTGCAGACAAACTTCTTCGTACCCAGATAGTCGATCTATTAATGGAGCAAATGGAATCTATCGGCCCAAAGGACGGGCGACCAGAGTTAGAAGGTACCATTGACCGTGCACTTGAGCCAGGGTCAGGAGCCTATTTGTTTATTGCTATCTGTGAACAAAAAGGTGTGATCGGTGCTGCCTTCCTTAATGTCGGTCTGAGCCTAGGAAAAGGCGGTCGATACATTTGGTTGAATGACCTATTTGTTACTAAAGACTCTAGGAATAGAGGAATTGCAAAGAAGCTATTATTACGTATTATTTATTGGGCTGAGCAAAAACAAATAAAAGGAATCGAACTTGAAACAGGAAGAAACAACGCCGCAACAAAAGCACTTTATAACTCACTTGGTTTCTATGATGTCATTTCAAAACGCTATGGATTTCGATTCTAA
- a CDS encoding IS110 family transposase gives MNHTRNDRLDQVQEDTLVIGIDIAKFKHYACAVNDRSRELSDAFPFHQSRNGFHHLYDELEQLKKAHQKTNILIGFEPTGHYWMNLAQFLNHHGIPFVLVSPLHVNRAKEFDDNLQTKNDRKDLLI, from the coding sequence ATGAATCATACGCGCAATGATCGATTAGATCAAGTTCAAGAGGATACATTGGTGATTGGCATTGATATCGCCAAATTCAAGCACTACGCATGTGCTGTGAATGATCGCAGCCGTGAACTTAGTGATGCCTTTCCGTTTCATCAATCAAGAAATGGGTTTCACCACCTCTATGACGAGCTTGAACAACTAAAGAAGGCTCATCAAAAAACAAACATCCTCATTGGCTTTGAACCAACCGGTCATTACTGGATGAATCTTGCGCAATTTTTAAACCATCATGGCATTCCTTTTGTCTTGGTAAGCCCGCTGCACGTCAATCGAGCCAAAGAGTTTGATGATAACCTACAAACGAAGAATGACCGTAAAGACCTGTTAATATAG
- a CDS encoding DEAD/DEAH box helicase, with the protein MMIEDGQFLPAADGSWKLKENMIPLDSWTASLPKASLSLKSEQTMTRQKPSETNYENQVLNALNLITDAAVRSLMQNNDVYKAFTQWQESVGDKWKPLVQSLASSDRNPKLTQPTGRLDQELGTVKLPPFQTALRVEEPLESSEPWKVKLCLSDRLHPTYIVDMVDLEKGEHPWRVNPISQLKSDAHMISKTIPYLNEIGLSHAEIELHADDVFTLCTNFNEQLKELGVHLIVPNWLKQRKQLSVNLAIDTPKQNNAYSEPLLNWENVANFTYNIAIGDVVLSSEDFTQYVEEKRPFIYQNGQWIAWDPSMAKKLQSYLEHLDQKATYLDTLLLDELDADQDQTGLDVDWEVEWQEEMKDSLTKIYQEEPPLVHLPQLFTGELRAYQHQGVSWLAHLRRAGFGGVLADDMGLGKSIQTLVYMLYVKDAQKKANESSEPFLLICPTSLLYNWAHEAKQFAPSLRVFIHHGQTRITQLLDSDELDQWDVVLTSYQLAVRDAEAFKTIQWNGMVLDEAQHIKNVDTKQRRVIKQFRANHIFALTGTPIENRLRELWSLMDVTNPSLLGRYSAFQNQFIKKIEKEKDQQRLEQLQATIRPFVLRRKKNDLSLQLNLPEKRERIHNVHLSLEQAAYYQAVVEEVSKQLNEVSNMERRSLILRSLTRLKQICNHPAHFLKTKDMDAHESGKWTEFVRIVDEIQANNEKVLIFTQYKEMGSLITQELEKRYSRPVPFLHGSLTRAMRQAVITDFQTNEETTAFVLSLKAGGVGLNLTAATHVIHYDRWWNPAVENQATDRAFRIGQTSDVTVHKLITTGTVEERIDRMLVTKQSLADEILSSDAAKFTEMTNDEVLNLIRLTKD; encoded by the coding sequence ATGATGATTGAAGACGGACAGTTCCTTCCCGCTGCTGATGGGAGCTGGAAACTAAAAGAAAACATGATTCCACTTGATTCTTGGACAGCGTCTCTTCCAAAAGCTAGCCTTTCTTTAAAGTCTGAACAAACGATGACGAGACAAAAACCTTCAGAAACCAACTATGAAAATCAAGTTCTAAACGCTTTAAACCTGATAACAGATGCTGCCGTACGTTCTTTAATGCAAAATAATGATGTCTACAAGGCTTTTACCCAATGGCAGGAAAGTGTTGGTGATAAGTGGAAGCCGTTAGTTCAATCTTTGGCTTCTTCTGACCGGAATCCAAAGCTTACACAGCCAACAGGTCGACTAGATCAAGAACTAGGTACGGTCAAACTGCCTCCTTTTCAAACAGCTTTGCGAGTTGAAGAACCACTTGAATCAAGTGAACCGTGGAAAGTCAAGCTATGCTTATCTGACAGACTTCACCCTACGTATATAGTCGATATGGTTGATTTAGAAAAGGGCGAGCATCCTTGGAGGGTCAATCCGATTAGCCAGTTGAAATCAGATGCTCATATGATTTCAAAAACGATTCCGTACTTAAATGAGATTGGGTTATCCCATGCTGAGATCGAGTTACATGCAGATGATGTATTTACATTATGCACCAACTTTAATGAGCAGTTAAAAGAACTTGGTGTTCATTTAATTGTTCCAAATTGGCTGAAGCAACGTAAACAACTAAGTGTGAACTTGGCCATTGATACACCTAAACAGAATAATGCGTATAGTGAACCGTTATTAAACTGGGAGAATGTTGCGAATTTCACTTATAACATCGCCATTGGAGATGTTGTGCTTTCATCAGAGGATTTTACGCAATATGTTGAGGAAAAGAGACCTTTTATTTATCAAAATGGACAGTGGATAGCTTGGGATCCTTCTATGGCTAAAAAACTTCAATCCTATCTTGAGCATCTTGATCAGAAAGCAACCTACTTAGATACACTTCTACTTGATGAATTAGATGCCGATCAGGATCAAACCGGTCTCGATGTTGACTGGGAAGTTGAATGGCAGGAGGAGATGAAGGACAGCTTAACAAAGATTTATCAAGAGGAACCACCATTAGTTCACTTGCCTCAATTGTTTACTGGTGAGCTACGAGCCTATCAACATCAAGGTGTTTCATGGTTGGCTCATTTACGCCGAGCCGGCTTTGGTGGTGTATTAGCTGATGACATGGGACTTGGGAAGTCCATTCAGACCTTAGTCTATATGCTCTATGTCAAAGACGCTCAAAAAAAAGCAAACGAATCATCAGAACCATTTTTACTCATTTGCCCAACTTCCCTGTTATACAATTGGGCACACGAGGCCAAACAATTTGCTCCCTCACTACGAGTATTTATTCATCATGGTCAAACAAGAATTACTCAACTGTTAGACAGTGATGAACTAGATCAATGGGATGTTGTTCTAACGTCTTATCAACTTGCTGTAAGGGACGCTGAGGCGTTTAAAACCATTCAGTGGAATGGCATGGTACTAGATGAGGCACAACATATTAAAAATGTGGATACAAAACAACGACGAGTCATTAAACAGTTTCGGGCCAATCACATTTTTGCACTAACTGGAACTCCTATCGAGAACCGTCTAAGAGAACTATGGTCACTCATGGATGTTACCAATCCAAGTTTATTAGGTCGATACAGTGCCTTCCAGAATCAATTTATTAAAAAGATTGAAAAGGAAAAAGATCAACAGCGCTTGGAGCAGCTTCAGGCGACGATTCGACCTTTTGTACTTAGAAGGAAAAAGAATGATCTGTCATTACAGTTAAACCTGCCAGAGAAGCGTGAGCGTATCCATAACGTCCACCTTTCACTTGAACAAGCAGCCTATTATCAAGCTGTTGTTGAAGAAGTGAGTAAACAGCTTAACGAAGTATCCAATATGGAGAGACGTTCTCTTATCTTACGGAGTTTAACCAGGTTAAAACAAATTTGTAATCACCCTGCACATTTTTTAAAAACAAAGGATATGGACGCACACGAATCAGGAAAATGGACTGAGTTTGTACGTATTGTTGATGAAATCCAAGCCAACAACGAAAAGGTATTGATTTTCACTCAATATAAAGAGATGGGTTCTTTAATCACTCAAGAATTAGAAAAACGCTACAGCCGTCCTGTTCCTTTTTTACATGGAAGCTTAACACGAGCGATGAGACAGGCTGTCATTACTGACTTTCAAACAAATGAAGAAACAACCGCATTTGTGCTTTCTTTAAAAGCTGGTGGAGTTGGCTTAAACCTAACTGCAGCCACACATGTCATCCACTATGATCGCTGGTGGAATCCTGCTGTCGAAAATCAAGCGACAGACCGCGCATTTAGAATTGGTCAAACATCAGATGTAACCGTTCATAAACTTATTACAACGGGTACGGTCGAGGAACGAATTGATCGCATGCTTGTGACGAAGCAATCTCTCGCGGATGAAATCTTGTCATCAGATGCTGCGAAATTTACAGAGATGACAAATGATGAGGTACTGAACTTAATCCGTTTAACCAAAGACTAA
- a CDS encoding BsuPI-related putative proteinase inhibitor: MFKKWKPILITGLLVTLTACGQEAEAPGDESQENQEGAEEMNGWQLEVQAVQENEDLKVELQLTNNTDDTQTLEFSSSQAYELVMTDDADEEVYRFSEGMMFTMAIMEEEIEKGDSRTYEESIPLTHIEEGNYTLQAEIAGKTEDNSELPKTTIDVEITK, from the coding sequence ATGTTTAAAAAATGGAAGCCAATTCTTATAACGGGATTACTCGTTACATTAACTGCGTGTGGACAAGAAGCAGAAGCACCGGGTGATGAGAGTCAAGAAAATCAGGAAGGAGCCGAGGAAATGAATGGCTGGCAGCTTGAAGTTCAAGCAGTTCAAGAAAATGAAGATCTTAAAGTTGAACTACAATTGACAAATAATACGGATGATACACAAACACTTGAGTTTTCTAGTTCACAGGCATATGAGTTGGTTATGACAGATGATGCAGATGAAGAAGTGTATCGTTTCTCTGAGGGCATGATGTTTACAATGGCTATTATGGAAGAGGAAATTGAAAAAGGGGATTCTCGTACGTATGAAGAGTCAATCCCTCTTACTCATATTGAAGAAGGAAATTATACACTACAAGCAGAAATAGCTGGTAAGACAGAGGACAATTCTGAACTTCCTAAAACAACAATAGATGTTGAAATTACAAAATAA
- a CDS encoding YitT family protein → MFKEIQKVIIIIIGSALLAASLNFFLIPADVFASGFTGVSQLIASLFDLSTGLLLFLLNIPVAILGWMKVGKSFTIYSFVSVAITSFFLEVLPEYAFSQDILLNAVFGGVLGAVGAGLMLRLGASSGGLDIIALVLARYSDRPVGIYFFVLNSLIVFAAGILFDPEKALYTLVALYVTSRVIDAIHTRYVKLTAMIVTKHAEELRTAIHERLTRGITRVQAKGGYTSDDKEVLFIVLTRYELYDLKTIINDVDPTAFTNIVETASVYGLFNKQ, encoded by the coding sequence ATGTTTAAGGAAATTCAGAAAGTCATCATTATTATTATCGGTTCGGCGTTACTCGCCGCATCACTTAATTTTTTCTTAATCCCAGCTGATGTTTTTGCGAGTGGTTTTACTGGTGTCTCGCAGTTAATAGCTTCTTTATTTGATCTTTCGACTGGGTTATTGTTATTCTTATTAAATATTCCAGTTGCGATTCTTGGTTGGATGAAGGTTGGAAAAAGCTTTACTATATATAGTTTTGTCAGTGTAGCGATTACCTCCTTTTTTCTTGAAGTATTGCCTGAGTATGCCTTCTCACAGGATATTCTTCTTAACGCAGTATTTGGAGGGGTTCTAGGAGCCGTAGGAGCAGGACTCATGCTTCGCTTGGGGGCATCCTCTGGAGGTTTAGATATCATCGCTTTGGTTCTTGCGAGATACAGTGATCGTCCAGTTGGGATTTATTTCTTTGTCTTAAATAGTTTAATTGTTTTTGCAGCAGGAATTTTATTTGATCCAGAGAAAGCTTTATATACATTGGTTGCACTATATGTAACGTCAAGAGTTATTGATGCCATTCATACACGTTACGTAAAACTCACAGCTATGATTGTAACAAAACATGCAGAAGAGTTAAGAACAGCAATACATGAACGACTAACAAGAGGTATTACACGGGTCCAAGCAAAAGGAGGATATACATCCGATGATAAAGAAGTATTGTTTATCGTGTTAACGAGATACGAATTATACGATCTGAAAACAATTATCAATGATGTCGATCCAACTGCGTTTACAAATATTGTTGAAACAGCTAGTGTCTACGGATTATTTAACAAACAATAG
- a CDS encoding serine aminopeptidase domain-containing protein has translation MISIVREQLGDIPFLHVSEQSIMNQDNQPTVFFYHGLTSAKDQNLHIAYHLASKGFRVILPDALHHGEREANITGFNRTLMLWEIVMTSISELEGLKNHLVSRGLSDPNRIGVAGTSMGGITTYGALSQYQWIHTAVSLMGSAYYEHFAMLQIDQLKKQGLPIPDEEVNATLISLKPFDLSTQLHALNGRPLMIWHGEKDQVVPSSYSTTLYNELLSDYKSFPDRLALYTEKHTEHVLSRTAFFQLTDWFSTHLK, from the coding sequence ATGATTTCGATTGTTAGAGAGCAGTTAGGTGATATTCCGTTTTTACATGTGTCAGAGCAATCCATAATGAATCAAGACAATCAGCCAACGGTCTTTTTTTATCACGGACTTACTAGTGCCAAAGATCAAAACTTACATATAGCTTACCATCTTGCGTCCAAAGGGTTTCGAGTCATTTTGCCTGACGCCTTGCATCATGGAGAGCGTGAAGCGAATATAACTGGATTCAATAGAACATTAATGCTTTGGGAAATTGTGATGACGTCCATAAGTGAGCTAGAAGGATTAAAAAATCACCTAGTCAGTCGTGGGTTAAGTGATCCTAACCGAATAGGCGTAGCCGGAACATCAATGGGAGGCATCACAACGTATGGTGCTTTGAGTCAATATCAATGGATTCATACTGCTGTTAGCTTAATGGGTAGTGCGTATTACGAACATTTTGCCATGTTACAAATTGATCAATTGAAGAAACAAGGTTTACCGATCCCTGATGAAGAGGTGAATGCAACCCTGATAAGTTTGAAACCTTTTGACTTATCGACTCAACTTCATGCTCTAAATGGAAGACCATTAATGATCTGGCATGGAGAAAAGGATCAGGTAGTCCCGTCCAGTTATTCAACAACGCTTTATAATGAATTATTATCAGATTACAAATCATTTCCAGACCGGCTTGCTTTGTACACAGAAAAGCACACAGAACATGTTTTATCACGGACAGCATTTTTTCAATTAACAGATTGGTTTTCAACTCATCTGAAATAG
- a CDS encoding rhodanese-like domain-containing protein, giving the protein MSFEEEGIVQVDQEELRQLLATGAKEPILVDVRELDEYAEAHIPGVPLIPMNTIPSFLDDFDRNASYVFICRSGKRSQNVARYLKEQGMTNVRNFAGGMLSWQGEVKDGLEWVVKHTDELYEDGK; this is encoded by the coding sequence ATGTCATTTGAAGAAGAAGGTATTGTACAGGTTGATCAAGAAGAATTGCGTCAGCTTTTGGCTACTGGAGCCAAAGAACCAATACTAGTTGATGTGCGAGAGTTAGATGAATATGCAGAAGCGCATATTCCAGGGGTTCCATTAATTCCAATGAATACGATTCCGAGTTTTTTGGATGATTTTGATCGTAATGCTTCATATGTTTTTATCTGTAGAAGTGGAAAACGAAGTCAAAATGTTGCTCGCTATTTAAAGGAGCAAGGCATGACTAATGTTCGTAATTTTGCAGGCGGTATGCTTTCATGGCAAGGCGAAGTGAAAGATGGCTTGGAATGGGTTGTTAAACATACAGATGAATTATATGAAGATGGAAAATGA
- a CDS encoding AI-2E family transporter produces the protein MLSDMDKALSSYLQGQILVSVCVGILCLILYLSIGLEYALVLAIVAMLTNVIPFIGPWIGTAPAVIVALFDSPFMVLAVILGVLVIQQIESNLISPQIMGRQLNVHPVTIIFLLLVASRFAGLLGLLLAVPTYAVGKVIVSHTYRLIKLKIAKPVD, from the coding sequence ATTCTTTCTGATATGGATAAGGCATTAAGCTCATACCTTCAGGGGCAAATTCTTGTGAGTGTATGTGTGGGTATTTTGTGCTTAATCTTGTATTTGAGTATTGGACTTGAATACGCACTTGTTTTAGCGATTGTTGCGATGCTCACAAATGTCATTCCGTTTATCGGTCCATGGATTGGGACAGCTCCGGCTGTTATTGTGGCACTATTTGATTCTCCATTTATGGTTCTTGCCGTTATTTTAGGCGTGTTGGTTATTCAACAAATTGAAAGTAACTTAATCTCTCCACAAATAATGGGACGTCAATTAAATGTCCACCCAGTAACGATTATATTTCTATTATTAGTGGCAAGTCGTTTTGCTGGATTATTAGGATTGCTTTTAGCTGTTCCAACGTATGCGGTAGGCAAAGTCATTGTTTCTCACACATATCGACTGATTAAATTAAAGATAGCAAAGCCAGTTGATTGA